GCCAATCCGTCGGATGAGAGCACCACCGCCGACGCTTACATCGCTATCGTAAGCCCGACAGGGCAGATATTCTGCGTCGGTGATACGGCTTTTGGTCCCGGCCTGTTCCCATGGGTCGCGGGCTTTGAGATGCCGGGCGATTATCTCTTCGGGCCGGCGAGCGTTCTTGCGTTTCAGGTTCCGCAAGGATGTCCGGTGGGAACGTATCTGGCCGCGGCCGCGCTTTTCATCCCAGGTAGCATGACACAGATGAGCGAGATGAGCCTGGTTGGCTTTGAGATGCTCGACTGAGGAACGCGGGATTGGTGTTTCAGACCTGGACTATCACTTTGTAGGGGCAGGCCTTGTGTCTGCCCGAATAGATAGATGGGTGGAGACAAGCCCCGCCCCTACACAACCTCAGACCCGACTTATTGGACAGCCTCCACGAACCGCCCTTAAGGTGCCCGATCGGATTAGACCAGAGCGATTCACAAAATCGCCCGATCCTATTGACGCAACCGGATTTACCCAAAGCTGTTTGGCAGGCATCATAAGAAGGGCTGGGCAAGCACCGGGCCCCTACACGACCTGCTGCGCTTGAAGCCCCCGGTTACTTCGGAACCATCGGATAGTGGATGGGCCTGCCCGCTGTGCTGTTGCAGGTTGCTCTTTCCGCCTCGGCGAAATCTGCGATGTTTGTGTCGTTCAGGATATGAGGCGTCAAGAAAATGACCATCTCGGTCTTTCTAGTAGAGCGCTTGGTCATTCTGAACAGCCGACCTATGTATGGTATGTCCCCGATCACTGGGATCTTGTAGGTTAGCTCCTGAGTGTTGTTGAACATCAGCCCGCCGATCACGATCGTCCGGCCATCCCTAGCCCTCGCGTAAAGATCGCCCTCTCTTCGGTTGGTCTGCGGTTGCCCTCCAACAGTCCCAATCACAGTCTCGATGCGAGGCTTAACCGACATGGCCACGTAGCCATCGGAGGATATCTGCGGCGTGATCTCCAGTCGTGTTCCGACCTCGCGCCACGCCACTGTTGGCCTATACTCTGTGTAGGCGATGCCGAGCGGGTTCACGTCCGTAACCTTCACGTATTCTGTGTATGGTATGTTGGTGTATATGTCGAACTTAGACGTCCTCCGGTCCATCGCGACAAGCTTTGGTGAGGATATCATCTCGACATCGCCCTGCTGAGACAAGGCCATCAAAAGCATCTCCACATGATCGTTGCTGAGGCCAGCGGCGATGACCTGCCCCCCTAGATAGCCTGTGAGAAACGTCATCGCTGTGCCACGCAGGTTGGACCAGCCAGATAAATCAACATCTTTGAAGGTCCAGTCGATCCCCATCTCGTGGTCGCTGTCCAGCTGCACCTCAAACAGCTCGACCTCTATCTCAACTTGCGGAGGCTTCACATCGACAGCCCGTATATACTCCTCAACATAGTTCGCTACCGTTGGATCACAGTTTATGAGCGTCAGCGTCCGTGAAGGCATGTCAGTAAGAACCAGGCCACGTCCAGCCAATATATCCTCGACCTGGGACTTGATGTCCAGAATGGGTGCCTGCTTGATCCTGAAAACCTTGATCGGCTCGCCAGGTGTGATGATAAGGAACTTGTTGTCTATGCGCCACGAATAGCCAAAAGACCTAAGAACAATGTCAAATATCTCCTCGAGCGTAACGCTTGAGACGTCCAATGTAATCGTGCCCTGGAGCCGCTGTGGGATGATAACGTTCAGGCCCTTGCCCTTGACCAAAGTCTGGACAACATCCTGCAGCTGTGCGTCCTGAACCTTTATGTCGAACCGCTGCTGAAGCACAGACGGAACCGGCGACTCGGGAGCCTCCGCCAGCGAGAGCGCCTCGGAGACGTCCGCTAGATTAAGGGTCTCCAAGACGGTCATATCCTCAAGCTCTGGTTCATCTGACTCGGTGCTCTCAGTAGCAACCGTTGGCTCCTCAACTACAGCCTCTGCCTCGCTCGTGGCAGGTCCCACCGCAGGGGCACGCATCATCGCACACCCCGAAAGCGACACAAGCATCAAAACAAGAGAAAGAATAGCGATTGAGGTCGCCCCCATTACCCATCCGTTCTTCACATCAGCCTCCCGTATGACAAACATCATCTTCTATTCCGCCCTAAACGAATTCCTCATTCCCGTTACCCATATACTACCCAAAATGCGACGCCCGTCAAAACATTCCCGACCAAGCACTCCCATCTTGAACGCATATCCCACAACCACGTTTACGACTTCGCCGCGGCCTCCTGCTTGGTTTCCGAACCCCATGTGCCTCCGATCGGGAAGTCGTAATCAAGGTTGATCAACAGATTGCGGATGGTTACGACCTCAGGAAGTATCCTGATGATCCTGATCCTCTGAGACACTTCTTCTGCGCCTCTTGGGCCGCCAGTCGGTGTTGAGAACTGGATGTCCTCCCCCTCTGTGACTACCCATTTGATGCCCTCAGATAGCGGCAATCGTTGGATTACTGCCCACGACTGCTTGCCGCTATGCATTATCATAGCCACTCGAACCGGCGGCTCGCCGCGAACATATAAGAGGTTTCTCTGGACTTGCTGCGCGCTCGCCTCAGGCTTCTTGCGCAGAGCGGCATTTATGGTTGTGATCTCTTCAAAATCGCTGAACCCTTCCGGGACCACAAGGTCCGTAACGTAAGGGTTATAGCCCTCCTTCCTCAGCTCCACCAGATACTTGCCAGCCGGAAAACTCACGGGAACCAGCCAGTCGGTCTGCTTTGGCATCAATGTATTATTGATATAAATCTCTGCACCGCCGGGGCGTGACCTTATGAATATCTTGCCCAGTCCCTCATATTTACGCTGAAATGGCGACCTGGAAGTATCCCTGCTCGCGGCCGCAAACTCCCCCATCCATTTGGCCTCAGCCTCGCCTGGTCGAGCTACTGCCGATACCGCCGAGGCGGCCGCCTGGCCAGACACTTCAAGCCCAACGTCCCGCGTGGGCACCTCAACATCCAACTCAGGAGCCGTTTGGACAGCGGTCTTAGCTATATTGGTCTCACTGGGGCCCTTGTGCCGCGATACCCTCTCCACGATAAACGGAATCAACTGCCATGCGAGAACAAGAACGGCCAAAGCGATGACCACACCCATAAACCACTTATTCCTGAGCAAACCCTATTCCTCCCAGATTAAAGGGCGCCATATTTAAGGACCTCAAATAGTTGCCCTCACGAGCCCCGATATTAGAACCCAGCATTCCCTACGCCCCCTGACGAAGCCGACTCAGCCGCTGCGCCCTTGAGCTGATACGTCTCCATCTGCATGTCCACGCGCAGCCCAGGAATCTCATACTCCCCGCCTTTCTCCTCCGCAGTCAGCCGGCGAGCGTCAATCCACTTGATATTCACGAGCCTGTCCAGATAGCCTAAGCCCTCGAGAAACTTCACCAAGTCCTTGAACCTACAGTCAACGTTGTTCATCCTGATAGGAATGACATAGAACGGGAGATCGCTCCCCGGCAAAGTGTGCTGGTAACTGTCCATCTGCTCGATCGGAAGCTGATTGATACTAGCTCGCTGGGCGGTTGAGGCAAACTGCTCCAGAAGTGCCGGAAGGTTGTAATCAACGGGTACCTTGAGCATCAAGACTTTTGCCTCTTCCTTCATCCTTGCCAGGAGCAGTTTCTTTTCCGTCAGGTGCGAGATGAGTTCCTTTGCCTTTTCGATCCTCACCTGCTCTCGCCCCGTCTTGACGCGGAGCTCCTTCGTTTCCTGAATGATGGGATTGAATAAACCAAAGTAAACTATCACAAGAAAAACAACCGCCACGCCGGCAACGATACCGATCCTCGCGCCCGCTGGAAGCTCGCCGAACCGCCCTAGTACCATATCATACTACCCCACTATGACTAAAGTAAATCCTATCCCTTCGTTCTGACCTTGTCCCAGAACTGCTGCCCCTCAAGCTCGCAGCGTATCTCGAATTTCTGCTTATACGTGCCAGGCACAACATCAGAGTAAATGGTCGTAAGCGCTTCGGTAAAGAGCTTCTCGCCCTTTGCCGCCCCCTTGGTGGATGCTAAGAGCGGCTCGGCCTTGACCCGCTCCACGGTCTCCCTGCTTGGCTGCAAATACGCCTCCTCGAAAAACGGAGACTCCGTAAGCCTATCAACGAATCTCGCGATCCTCTCCTGAAGCGCTACCTGTGAATCGTCGTAGGCATAGCCAATAATCAGAGCTTCCCATTTGGCGCT
This genomic window from bacterium contains:
- a CDS encoding PEGA domain-containing protein, encoding MLRNKWFMGVVIALAVLVLAWQLIPFIVERVSRHKGPSETNIAKTAVQTAPELDVEVPTRDVGLEVSGQAAASAVSAVARPGEAEAKWMGEFAAASRDTSRSPFQRKYEGLGKIFIRSRPGGAEIYINNTLMPKQTDWLVPVSFPAGKYLVELRKEGYNPYVTDLVVPEGFSDFEEITTINAALRKKPEASAQQVQRNLLYVRGEPPVRVAMIMHSGKQSWAVIQRLPLSEGIKWVVTEGEDIQFSTPTGGPRGAEEVSQRIRIIRILPEVVTIRNLLINLDYDFPIGGTWGSETKQEAAAKS
- the pilO gene encoding type 4a pilus biogenesis protein PilO, whose product is MVLGRFGELPAGARIGIVAGVAVVFLVIVYFGLFNPIIQETKELRVKTGREQVRIEKAKELISHLTEKKLLLARMKEEAKVLMLKVPVDYNLPALLEQFASTAQRASINQLPIEQMDSYQHTLPGSDLPFYVIPIRMNNVDCRFKDLVKFLEGLGYLDRLVNIKWIDARRLTAEEKGGEYEIPGLRVDMQMETYQLKGAAAESASSGGVGNAGF